GGCGGGGTCTTTTGTAGCACGGTGACGCTTTCTACCTCTTCACCGTCTGGGCTGATGCCGTACATCACGTTGCGCGCCGCATCGACGGCATAAAGATTGCCGTCCGAACCGACCTCGATGTCGTTCAGGTTGCTCTGGGTGTTGAACAGCGTGGTTGCGCCGTCCGGACCATTTTTGAGGGCGTATTGCACCGTGTCCAACGCCAGAGTCCAGGTCGCCTGCGAGGGATCTTTGCCAAACAAACCTTCCAACTTAAGTACACCGCGTAAGCCTTCGCCAAATTCGCCCAACGCCTCAGCAGTATCCTCTGAGAGACCGCCTCCAGAGGCGATCCATGCCGTGCCGTCGTTGTCGATCGCCAGACCGTTTGGACCGATGGAAAGGATGCGGTCTTCGCCAGTGTTCGGGTCGTATTCGATGGTCGAGGGCAAACCCTCATAAAGCCGTTCGTAACCACCGTTTTTTAAGTCGATTCTACCAATCGCGCCAGTATAGCCAGCGCGCTGGCTGACCAAACCTGGAATGAATTGAACGCTTAGCGCGTCGTCAACGTTCGGGTCGTCTGCTGGCGTGCCATCGCCTGATTCGAGAACGTAGAGGTTGCCGTCGGGACCAATATCCATGCCGCGTGGGTTTTTAAGGTTCTTCGCTACGACCTCGTATGACCACTCGCCAGACTTAGAGTTTTGCTCGTAGGCAAGAACCTGACCTTCTTCAACATCGCCGTTGTTGATTGCGGCGTAAACCTTGCCCTCGTGCGCGAACACGTAGTTTCCAAAGCGCAGCTCCTCACCAGAGATCTGCTCGCGCGTGCCGTCTGGGTCTACCCTAATCAAGCGGCTCGGCGGCAGGTCTTCGGTAGAGAGGGTGGGATCGTAAACGGTGCTGCCATTTTCGTATTCGAGGACGTAAAGTGCCTCGTCTTCGTCGAAGGTTAGACCGTTAATCTGCTCGAAGCCGCTGGCGTAGATCTGACCAATGCCGCCTGGAGTGCGTCCGTCGAAGCTGGCAACGCCTTCAGGTTCGCCCACGCGCAGCACGCGAGCGTAGCCTTCGGGGTAGGGCAACGCGCTTAGCTCAGAGGCGTAAAGTGCGCCGTCGGGACCAACTGTTACGGCTGTAGGCACAGCCTCGTTCTGGCGGTTAAAAAATCCGGCGTTGCCACTGGAGTACTGCGCTGGAAGGCTAGGAATCACGTCTTCGTTGCCAGGTGCCGCGTTTGTTGGCGGAGTTTGTGCCTCTGTAGAATTTACTGGGGGAGTTTGTCCCTCTGTAGCGTTTGCTGGTGGAGTCTGTTCGTTCAAAGTTTCTTCCATTTCAAATTTCCAATTTCAAATTGTGTTAGTGTCGTACCTTGAAATCAGAGATAATTGCTGATAGTGATTTATCTAAAGCTCAAATTCGGCTTTGGCAAACATAAACAAATCAATTGCTTGAGTTTTATCTCTTATGCGGTGCAAATAATGTGTATAAATAGAGTTTCAGCTTTAGGCAGAAGCTACAGTTGCTTTGGAGTCAGCGGGTTTGTAGCTCATACCATGGGCAAATGTTTCCGTGTTACCTGCTTTGGCTTCCAGCAAACGCTTGACGTTCATGCTTTCAGCTCCGTAGTCCTGAATCTGTAGCTTGCCGCGACGCAAAGATTTATGCAGGGGCCAGAAGGTAATTCGGTGTTGAATAAATCCTCGTGCATCTGGGTCGCCAAAAGCGTAGGAACAGGGAATGATTACCGTTGGACAACGCTGGGTGAAATCGTCGTCGGGATAGTAAAAGTTTTGTTCGATTAGGTAGTAGTTGTTAAGGTCATGAGTCCGCAGGCTGACTTCTACCTTCTGGCTGTATTCATCGAGGAAGTTACCCGAATCTGGGGCAATCTCGCCATTGGCATGGAGAAAATGCGCCCAGTCTTCCATGTTGCGGAGATCTTGCAGGTATTCAAAACCTAACTCGATTGGAGCATTGACATAGATAGTGTCAGTATCAATCTGATAGCGTCCCTGAGCGGCTTCAGTTCTACCAGTGCTGCGCTCCAAAATCGCTTTTAAAGAGCGACATTCGGAAGTGTGGACAGTTTCAATTCCCTGCATGATCATTGGCGTTCGCCGCTTGGGATCGACAAAGCTGAGCCAGTGAAAATAAACTCCTGGTTCGTCCGTACCGGGTTCGATGTATTCTGGTGGAAACAGGAAAACGGGATAAACCTGAAAATATTTTTGGTACTCGAAGCCGCAGTGCCATTCAATACCGCGAAAGAAAGGATTTTCTATTCGTTTGACGTGGTAGTAAAGATTGTTTTGATAGCCAGAGGCAGTACCCAACCACGTATCTTCAT
This sequence is a window from Myxosarcina sp. GI1. Protein-coding genes within it:
- a CDS encoding ScyD/ScyE family protein; translation: MEETLNEQTPPANATEGQTPPVNSTEAQTPPTNAAPGNEDVIPSLPAQYSSGNAGFFNRQNEAVPTAVTVGPDGALYASELSALPYPEGYARVLRVGEPEGVASFDGRTPGGIGQIYASGFEQINGLTFDEDEALYVLEYENGSTVYDPTLSTEDLPPSRLIRVDPDGTREQISGEELRFGNYVFAHEGKVYAAINNGDVEEGQVLAYEQNSKSGEWSYEVVAKNLKNPRGMDIGPDGNLYVLESGDGTPADDPNVDDALSVQFIPGLVSQRAGYTGAIGRIDLKNGGYERLYEGLPSTIEYDPNTGEDRILSIGPNGLAIDNDGTAWIASGGGLSEDTAEALGEFGEGLRGVLKLEGLFGKDPSQATWTLALDTVQYALKNGPDGATTLFNTQSNLNDIEVGSDGNLYAVDAARNVMYGISPDGEEVESVTVLQKTPP
- the scyC gene encoding scytonemin biosynthesis cyclase/decarboxylase ScyC (ScyC, an enzyme in the biosynthesis pathway for the cyanobacterial natural sunscreen scytonemin, performs a cyclization and decarboxylation on the compound ScyA produces.), which codes for MEENTFATSAYIATSSEMAFDYLCSLENLDDWTLYSRMIEKIDEDTWLGTASGYQNNLYYHVKRIENPFFRGIEWHCGFEYQKYFQVYPVFLFPPEYIEPGTDEPGVYFHWLSFVDPKRRTPMIMQGIETVHTSECRSLKAILERSTGRTEAAQGRYQIDTDTIYVNAPIELGFEYLQDLRNMEDWAHFLHANGEIAPDSGNFLDEYSQKVEVSLRTHDLNNYYLIEQNFYYPDDDFTQRCPTVIIPCSYAFGDPDARGFIQHRITFWPLHKSLRRGKLQIQDYGAESMNVKRLLEAKAGNTETFAHGMSYKPADSKATVASA